From Daucus carota subsp. sativus chromosome 6, DH1 v3.0, whole genome shotgun sequence, the proteins below share one genomic window:
- the LOC108227354 gene encoding ribulose-phosphate 3-epimerase, cytoplasmic isoform, whose amino-acid sequence MVAAKIAPSMLSSDFSNLASEAHRMLSFGADWLHMDIMDGHFVPNLTIGAPVIESLRKHTKAYLDCHLMVTNPLDYVEPFGKAGASGFTFHVEASKDNWKEIVQKIKAKGMTPGVSLKPGTPVEEVFPLLDDENPVELVLVMTVEPGFGGQKFMPEMMDKVRTLRKKYPTLDIEVDGGLGPSTIDIAAAAGANCIVAGSSVFGAPEPAQVISVLRKSVNEAQISK is encoded by the exons ATGGTAGCAGCTAAAATAGCACCGTCGATGTTGTCCTCCGACTTCTCCAATTTGGCCTCAGAGGCCCATCGCATGCTCTCTTTCGGCGCCGATTGGCTTCACATGGACATCATG GATGG GCACTTTGTCCCAAATCTTACTATTGGTGCTCCAGTCATTGAGAGTCTGCGGAAGCACACAAA GGCCTATTTGGATTGCCATCTTATGGTCACAAATCCTCTTGATTATGTGGAACCATTTGGAAAAGCTGGGGCTTCAGGGTTTACATTTCATGTTGAGGCATCCAAAG ATAACTGGAAAGAAATTGTTCAAAAAATTAAGGCAAAAGGCATGACGCCAGGTGTATCACTAAAACCCGGGACACCAGTTGAAGAAGTGTTTCCATTG CTAGATGATGAAAATCCTGTGGAGCTGGTTCTTGTGATGACCGTGGAACCTGGATTTGGTGGGCAGAAGTTTATGCCTGAAATGATGGATAAG GTACGAACTCTGAGAAAAAAGTACCCAACACTTGACATAGAG GTAGACGGTGGTTTAGGACCTTCAACCATTGATATTGCGGCTGCTGCTGGAGCAAACTGCATCGTTGCAGGAAGTTCAGTTTTTGGAGCTCCTGAGCCTGCCCAAGTCATATCAGTTCTAAGAAAGAGTGTGAATGAAGCTCAAATATCTAAGTAA